Part of the Planctomycetia bacterium genome is shown below.
GAAACGCTGGGCCTTGTTGTCGGCCGCCGGGGCCGTATTGATTGCCACCATCACCATTCAGGGAGGGCTGCTGCCGGAACGCGCGGCCGCTTTCCCCGACGAGAAGGGAGAAGCCGCGGAACCAATGTTAGCGCACATGGTCTTTTTCACGCTTAGTGACAGCACGCCGGAAAATCGCGCCAAATTGGCCGCGGCCTGCGACAAGTACCTGAACGACCACGACGGCACGGTCTACTACTCGGCCGGTATCATCGCCGACGATCTGGATCGCCCGGTGAACGTCCGCGACTTCGACGTGGGCCTGCACGTGGTCTTCAAAAATCGCGCCGCCCACGACGCCTACCAGACGGCCCCGCGGCACCTGCAATTCATCGAAGAAAACAAAAGCACGTGGAAATCCGTGCGGGTCTTCGATTCGAACATTGGTGCGAAATAGTCTTCGCAACGAACCACGAGTCGTTCAATCCGAGTCGGAAGCATTCGCGCTTCCGGCTCTTTTTGTTGCGCTACTTCCCGGCGATCGCCACCACGGCCGGCGGATAGTGGCGGATATCCCATTCCGCCCAGTCCCAGGTCGCCGCATCGAAGCGGGAGTCGGATTCGATGGCGAACCAACTTCCGGACGGGGAGCGGTCGTAGAGTCCGCGGATCAGATCCCGCAGTTCATCGTGCCGCGAAACGTAAAAATCGTACGGCGGCGAGCAGAACACCAGCCATGGCTCGCGCTCGTCCGTAAAGGTCGCAAAATAGCGAAAGGTGTCGCCCGTCACCACATGCGCCCGGTCGTCCGCGCCCAGCATGGCGGCATTAGCGCGAATTTGCTCCGCGGCCCCGGCGTGTTGCTCGCAGAACGTCGCCCGTACCGCCTTGCGGCTGAGCGCCTCGAAGCCGAGCGCCCCGGTCCCGGCAAACAAGTCGAGGGCGTGCGTCCCTTCCACGACCTGCTGGAACAGGTTGTAGACGTTCTCGCGCACGCGGTCCTTCATCGGCCGTGTCCGCCGATCGCCGTGATACGGCAACTGCCGTCTCCGCCAATCGCCGGCGATAATCCGGACGAATCCTGGCCCCTCCGGGGTCTCGGCGCTCGGCGCGGCCTGTTTTCGCTGCTTCGTCATGCGTTTTGCCATACCTCGCCAGCTTAGCAGGCCGTGACCGAACCTGCGCGGGCTCATGTTGCCGCTCGGCGACAATTTCGATACATACACCGGCCAGACGACGAGCCCGTGCCTACCGAGACGATTACGCGATGACGCATCCGGCAAAATCCCCAGCAACACACGATTCCGCCCTGCGCACTCCCGGGCGGCGCTGGCGCTGGGTGTTGCTGACATTGTTGGTCGTCGGCGTCGTAGCCAGCGGCGTTTGGTATCGCCAACATCAGCGCTACAAACACTTTGCGGTCCACGAGGCCGGCAAGGTCTATCGTTCCGCCTGGCTCGACAGCGACGTCTTCGCCGAACTGATCCCGCGCTACCACGTCAAAACGGTCGTGAATCTCTGTTATCCCGGCGAAATGGGCAACGATCGCAGCGAGGCCCAGCGCGAAGCGGTCTCCCGGGCCGGAGCGAAGCTGATCGAGTTGTCGTTCCCGCCGAACGACTCCTGGGACCTGAACTACGCCAGCGTCGGGGAAATGGAGCGGATTCTGGACGATCCGGCGAACTACCCGATCTGGATCCATTGCCAGCATGGCCGCGAGCGGACCGTCAAGGCGTTGGCGATGTACGACCTGCGCGAGCGGCATCTCTCAGCCCAGGATTCCCTCCTGAAAATGCCCCTCTTCGGCATGCCCCACCCCTGGCACGTGGTCGTTTTCGCCCACAACTACGAAACGCAACTCCACGACCAATCCACCGCGGATCGCCCCGCGGAACGCCGCTAGCTCCATTCAGAGTGGCCCGCGAAACACGCGAAAGCTGGGGGCCGCTGGGATTGTTTACCTGACACATCCCAAAGTGCAGGCACCAGTCCGCCTGGCAATTACATCAGAGCTCGGAAGGGGCACACGCCTTTCGCGTATTTCGCGTGTTTCGCGGGCAGCACTGAATTGCTGCGAAGTAGCTGCGGAACCGCGCCACTTCTTCGCTGACGCCCAGCGTGATAAAATCCACGGGCGCAAAAAGTGAGGGCTCCTGTTCGCCGGGACAGGAGCCCTCTAAAAGGCTGTCCGGACGGTCGCTCGCCTGTGAAGGCTTGCTTTGCCCGGAGACCCACAGCCGTTAGAACGTATCGGGCCGTTTCTCCTGAGGACTTTAAGTGATGGCGGTGCGCGCGAAACTCGCATTAGAGGATGGAACCGTTTATACCGGTTGCGGCTTTGGCGCCGAGGGCGAAGTCGACGGTGAAGTCTGCTTCAACACCTCCATGACGGGCTATCAGGAAATCTTGACCGATCCGAGTTATCGCGGACAGATTGTCGCGATGACCTATCCGGAAATCGGCAACTACGGCGTGAATCACGAAGACGTCGAAAGCGCCGGACTACATCTGGCCGGCTTCGTCGTCCGCGAATACAGCCGGCGGTTGAGCAATTTCCGCGCGGACGGATCGCTGCACGATTATCTCAAGTCAGCCGGCGTCGTTGGAATTTCCGGCATCGATACCCGCGCACTCGTCCGCCGGCTCCGCGATCGAGGCGCCATGAAGGGCGTACTCTCGACCATCGACCTCGACGACGCCAGCCTCGTGGTCAAAGCCCGCGCCAGTCGCGGCCTGGTCGGGCGCGACCTCGTTCAGGAAGTGATGGGCACGCAAACGCGGGAGTGGAGCGAAAAACTCAACCCGCTCGCAGTGTTCCATCCCGACGAACGCCACGCGTCGCAGGACAGTGCGCCGCATGTCGTGGCCATGGATTACGGCATGAAGTGGAACATCCCCCGGCACTTGGCGGAACGCGGCTGCCGCGTCACGATCCTCCCCGGCAACGCCAC
Proteins encoded:
- a CDS encoding RsmD family RNA methyltransferase yields the protein MTKQRKQAAPSAETPEGPGFVRIIAGDWRRRQLPYHGDRRTRPMKDRVRENVYNLFQQVVEGTHALDLFAGTGALGFEALSRKAVRATFCEQHAGAAEQIRANAAMLGADDRAHVVTGDTFRYFATFTDEREPWLVFCSPPYDFYVSRHDELRDLIRGLYDRSPSGSWFAIESDSRFDAATWDWAEWDIRHYPPAVVAIAGK
- the carA gene encoding glutamine-hydrolyzing carbamoyl-phosphate synthase small subunit, coding for MAVRAKLALEDGTVYTGCGFGAEGEVDGEVCFNTSMTGYQEILTDPSYRGQIVAMTYPEIGNYGVNHEDVESAGLHLAGFVVREYSRRLSNFRADGSLHDYLKSAGVVGISGIDTRALVRRLRDRGAMKGVLSTIDLDDASLVVKARASRGLVGRDLVQEVMGTQTREWSEKLNPLAVFHPDERHASQDSAPHVVAMDYGMKWNIPRHLAERGCRVTILPGNATAEQILAQKPDGVFLSNGPGDPEPLEYAAEAIRGVLGKKPVFGICLGHQLLSLACGAHTFKLKFGHRGANQPVMNHETGLVEITSQNHGFAVDEKSLPSDLEVTHRNLNDNTIEGVRHKTLPAFSVQYHPEASAGPHDSSYLFERFMEAMGK
- a CDS encoding Dabb family protein gives rise to the protein MKRWALLSAAGAVLIATITIQGGLLPERAAAFPDEKGEAAEPMLAHMVFFTLSDSTPENRAKLAAACDKYLNDHDGTVYYSAGIIADDLDRPVNVRDFDVGLHVVFKNRAAHDAYQTAPRHLQFIEENKSTWKSVRVFDSNIGAK